From the genome of Mycobacterium kansasii ATCC 12478:
CGGGTCTATGAGTCCAAGGACCAGGCCCGCGCCGAGCTGGCCAACGAGCCCTACAAGCTCGAACTCGTCGACGACAAATCCGGCGACCCAGACGTCATGGAGGTAGGTGGCGACGAACTCACCGCCTACGACAACCTCAATCCCCGTACCCGGCAACGGGTCTGGGGCGACCTGTGCCGAGGGCCGCACATCCCGACCACCAAACACATCCCGGCCTTCAAGCTGACCAGGAGCTCGGCGGCCTACTGGCGCGGTGACCAGAGAAACGCCAGCCTGCAACGGATTTACGGCACCGCGTGGGAGTCGCAGGAGGCGCTCGACCGCCATCTGGAACTCATCGAAGAGGCGCAGCGCCGCGATCACCGCAAGCTCGGCGTCGAGCTGGACCTGTTCAGCTTCCCCGATGAAATCGGTTCCGGCCTAGCCGTTTTCCACCCTAAGGGCGGGATCGTGCGCCGCGAACTGGAGGACTACTCGCGGCGCAAGCACACCGAGGCCGGCTACCAATTCGTCAACAGCCCGCACATCACCAAGGCCCAGCTGTTCCACACCTCCGGACACCTGGACTGGTACGCCGACGGCATGTTCCCGCCGATGCATATCGACGCGGAACACAACGCGGACGGCTCGGTGCGCAAACCCGGCCAGGACTACTACCTCAAGCCGATGAACTGCCCGATGCACTGCCTGATCTTCCGGGCTCGTGGGCGGTCCTATCGCGAATTGCCGTTGCGGCTCTTCGAGTTCGGCACGGTCTATCGCTACGAGAAGTCCGGCGTGGTGCACGGGTTGACCAGGGTGCGCGGGCTGACCATGGACGACGCGCACATCTTCTCCACCCGCGACCAGATGCGCGACGAGCTGCGCTCGCTGCTGCGGTTCATCCTCGACCTGCTCGGCGACTACGGTCTGACCGACTTCTATCTCGAGCTGTCCACCAAGGACCCGGACAAGTTCGTCGGATCCGACGAGGTCTGGGAGGAAGCCACCAACGTGCTGGCCGAGGTGGGCGCCGAATCCGGCCTGGATTTGGTGCCGGATCCCGGCGGCGCC
Proteins encoded in this window:
- the thrS gene encoding threonine--tRNA ligase, whose amino-acid sequence is MSAPAHPVPGADDGGDARSSRPGHVIRVPAGTAAAAAVSEAGLPRRGTPDAIVVVRDGEGKLRDLSWVPDADVEVIPVPANTDDGRSVIRHSTAHVLAQAVQELFPHAKLGIGPPITDGFYYDFDVAEPFTPEDLAALEKRMRQIVKEGQLFDRRVYESKDQARAELANEPYKLELVDDKSGDPDVMEVGGDELTAYDNLNPRTRQRVWGDLCRGPHIPTTKHIPAFKLTRSSAAYWRGDQRNASLQRIYGTAWESQEALDRHLELIEEAQRRDHRKLGVELDLFSFPDEIGSGLAVFHPKGGIVRRELEDYSRRKHTEAGYQFVNSPHITKAQLFHTSGHLDWYADGMFPPMHIDAEHNADGSVRKPGQDYYLKPMNCPMHCLIFRARGRSYRELPLRLFEFGTVYRYEKSGVVHGLTRVRGLTMDDAHIFSTRDQMRDELRSLLRFILDLLGDYGLTDFYLELSTKDPDKFVGSDEVWEEATNVLAEVGAESGLDLVPDPGGAAFYGPKISVQVKDALGRTWQMSTIQLDFNFPERFELDYTAADGTRQRPVMIHRALFGSIERFFGILTEHYAGAFPAWLAPVQVVGIPVADEHVPYLEEVAAQLKSYGVRVEVDGSDDRMAKKIVHHTNQKVPFMLLAGDRDVQAGAVSFRFGDRTQLNGVPRDAAVAAIVEWLATRENTAPTAGLVKVGSGG